TAAGAATGGAGACAGACTGACCTGCGAAGTGATAACCATGGTTTTTGAAAGCATTCGTGAGAAAGATGACTGAGAATGACTCATTTTCCTATCGATTGTACTGATGCTTTTAAAATAATATATGGCGGCCCCTGGTGTAATCAAGCATTGTTTTTTTGTATTCAGACCTAGATAAAGAAATCTCTTCACACATAGAGTTTAGAATAGAGTTTAGAAGTTGTAGTATATTAGTTGTGGGCATGGGAAACCTCCATATGTTGTGTTTGGGCTTCACAACTAATTTACTAGGTTCCCATGCCTTTTTCAATGACCTTTGTTCCTTTTCTTCTAAGTGCATAGTTTGGGGTTATGGATTTCTCAAATATTATTCAGAGAGGCGTTTTTTTATTGGAGGTGAAGACATCATAAGCACAAACATCTATTTAGTCAGGCACGCGCATTCGATATATACGCCAGATGAAATAGGGCGTCCTTTATCACCGAAGGGAATTAAAGATGCTGGAAAGGCAAAGGAAATATTGTTAGGTATGGACATAACAGTCATTATTTCAAGCCCGTATGCCCGGGCAATTCAAACTGTGCAAGGTTTGTATGATGAACTCGGATGTGTATTCGAAATATGGGATGAATTAAGGGAAAGGAAAATATCAAAAGAGCCTGTGAAAGATTTTAATGCTGCAATGGATATGTTATGGGGGGAT
The Kosmotoga arenicorallina S304 genome window above contains:
- a CDS encoding histidine phosphatase family protein produces the protein MYLVRHAHSIYTPDEIGRPLSPKGIKDAGKAKEILLGMDITVIISSPYARAIQTVQGLYDELGCVFEIWDELRERKISKEPVKDFNAAMDMLWGDYNFSFEGGESNQVAQLRGIKGINKVLDKFEGENIVIGTHGNIMVLIMNYFDNNYDYSFWKQLKMPDIYKLSFKSGKIKEIAHVK